From a single Nocardioides sp. dk884 genomic region:
- a CDS encoding SRPBCC family protein, whose product MRLPVAPEVAFDFLVDPRHRPAWQSSLARVEDVDGAPRVGQTWVDVTRPGLRPRMETTVLQRPHRWTERGTWRSFAAELTLTFAPAPGGCEVEPTLTLRADGPARPLAALLARLAPYAVRADLRRAARLLA is encoded by the coding sequence ATGCGCCTGCCGGTCGCGCCCGAGGTCGCCTTCGACTTCCTGGTCGACCCGCGCCACCGGCCGGCCTGGCAGTCCAGCCTGGCCCGCGTCGAGGACGTCGACGGCGCGCCCCGGGTCGGCCAGACCTGGGTCGACGTCACCAGGCCCGGGCTGCGCCCGCGGATGGAGACCACCGTGCTGCAGCGCCCGCACCGCTGGACCGAGCGCGGCACCTGGCGCTCCTTCGCCGCCGAGCTGACCCTGACCTTCGCCCCGGCACCGGGCGGCTGCGAGGTCGAGCCCACCCTCACGCTCCGCGCCGATGGCCCGGCCCGCCCGCTGGCCGCGCTGCTGGCCCGCCTCGCGCCGTACGCCGTCCGCGCCGACCTGCGCCGCGCTGCCCGCCTCCTCGCCTGA
- a CDS encoding phosphoribosylaminoimidazolesuccinocarboxamide synthase — protein MAEPNIPPAPAIEGARHLHSGKVRDLYEIETGEHAGQLLMVASDRISSFDWVLDSTIPDKGEILTRMSLWWFDQLTDLVPHHVLSTDVPEAVRGRAVICERLEMFPVECVARGYLTGSGLADYRATGEVCGIALPAGLEEASRLPEPIFTPATKAELGDHDENVSYDAVVRTVGEETAASLRELTLAVYERAEGIARERGIILADTKFEFGLRADDVMVLGDEVLTPDSSRFWPAADWQPGRTQASYDKQNVRNWLTSPESGWDPRSDVPPPALPPAVVEHTRARYVEAYELLTGERF, from the coding sequence GTGGCCGAGCCGAACATCCCACCCGCCCCGGCGATCGAGGGTGCGCGGCACCTGCACTCGGGCAAGGTGCGCGACCTCTACGAGATCGAGACCGGCGAGCACGCCGGGCAGCTGCTGATGGTGGCCAGCGACCGGATCTCCTCCTTCGACTGGGTGCTGGACAGCACGATCCCGGACAAGGGCGAGATCCTGACCCGGATGTCGCTGTGGTGGTTCGATCAGCTCACCGACCTGGTCCCGCACCACGTGCTCTCCACCGACGTGCCCGAGGCCGTCCGCGGGCGCGCGGTGATCTGTGAGCGCCTGGAGATGTTCCCGGTCGAGTGCGTGGCCCGCGGCTACCTCACCGGCTCCGGGCTGGCCGACTACCGCGCGACCGGCGAGGTGTGCGGCATCGCGCTGCCGGCTGGCCTGGAGGAGGCCAGCCGGCTGCCCGAGCCGATCTTCACCCCGGCCACCAAGGCCGAGCTCGGCGACCACGACGAGAACGTCTCCTACGACGCGGTCGTCCGCACGGTCGGGGAGGAGACCGCCGCGTCGCTGCGCGAGCTGACCCTCGCGGTCTACGAGCGCGCCGAGGGCATCGCCCGCGAGCGCGGCATCATCCTGGCCGACACCAAGTTCGAGTTCGGCCTGCGCGCCGACGACGTGATGGTGCTGGGCGATGAGGTCCTCACCCCGGACTCCTCGCGGTTCTGGCCGGCCGCCGACTGGCAGCCTGGGCGGACCCAGGCCTCCTACGACAAGCAGAACGTCCGCAACTGGCTCACCTCTCCGGAGTCCGGCTGGGACCCGCGCTCCGACGTGCCGCCGCCGGCGCTGCCGCCCGCGGTCGTCGAGCACACCCGGGCCCGCTACGTCGAGGCCTACGAGCTGCTCACCGGCGAGCGGTTCTAG
- a CDS encoding MFS transporter: MTAVEPAPTAGTSYVEDPRRWRILATVQVLGFMSLLDVSIVNVALPSIRSDLAISTETAQWVVSGYTLAFGLTLVASGRLGDAYGRRRMLLIGLGAFVASSMLVGLAPTPELLIAARLAQGAAAGILSPQSTGLIQQLFRGAERARAFGRFGLTISLSSAVGPLIGGLILGVAGGPEGWRWIFWVNVPIGLIALVAIARTLPAKPRVPDADGRVDVPGALLLGLSVLCLLYPLVGARSGIGWSMLLAPTAVLVGWAFLRWERHTQAAGRPPLLDVALLRRLPGYGIGIAVGATYVTAFTGITLVLSVHLQEGRSLGPLETGLLLTPLAVGAAVIAPVASRGLGVLGRRITVLALLVMLAATLATALAVPGRGDTALWWVLVPLLLVAGLGGGAVIPPNFTLTLAEVPPAMGGAAAGVVQTAQRIGASLGSALLMTAYGLGGPDPGQALRVALLVAVVVLLLALALAVGAARAGRRTPVSGG; the protein is encoded by the coding sequence GTGACCGCCGTCGAGCCCGCCCCCACCGCCGGCACGTCGTACGTCGAGGACCCGCGGCGCTGGCGGATCCTGGCCACGGTGCAGGTGCTGGGCTTCATGTCGCTGCTCGACGTGAGCATCGTCAACGTCGCGCTGCCCTCGATCCGCTCCGACCTGGCCATCTCCACCGAGACCGCGCAGTGGGTGGTCTCGGGCTACACGCTGGCGTTCGGGCTGACCCTGGTCGCGAGCGGTCGGCTTGGCGACGCCTACGGACGCCGCCGGATGCTGCTGATCGGCCTCGGTGCGTTCGTGGCCAGCAGCATGCTGGTCGGGCTCGCGCCCACCCCGGAGCTGCTGATCGCCGCCCGGCTGGCCCAGGGTGCGGCCGCCGGGATCCTCTCCCCGCAGTCGACCGGACTGATCCAGCAGCTGTTCCGCGGCGCGGAGCGGGCCCGGGCCTTCGGCCGCTTCGGGCTGACCATCTCGCTGTCCTCGGCGGTCGGCCCGCTGATCGGGGGGCTGATCCTCGGCGTGGCCGGCGGACCGGAGGGCTGGCGCTGGATCTTCTGGGTCAACGTCCCGATCGGGCTCATCGCACTGGTCGCCATCGCCCGGACCCTGCCGGCCAAGCCGCGCGTGCCCGACGCGGACGGCCGCGTCGACGTGCCGGGGGCGCTGCTGCTCGGCCTGAGCGTGCTGTGCCTTCTCTACCCGCTGGTCGGCGCGCGCTCCGGGATCGGCTGGTCGATGCTGCTGGCCCCCACCGCGGTGCTGGTGGGCTGGGCGTTCCTGCGCTGGGAGCGGCACACCCAGGCCGCCGGCCGCCCGCCGCTGCTGGACGTGGCGCTGTTGCGCCGCCTGCCCGGCTACGGCATCGGAATCGCGGTCGGGGCCACCTACGTCACCGCCTTCACCGGCATCACGCTCGTGCTCTCGGTCCACCTCCAGGAGGGCCGCTCCCTGGGCCCGCTGGAGACCGGGCTGCTGCTGACCCCTCTGGCGGTCGGCGCGGCCGTGATCGCGCCCGTGGCCAGCCGCGGTCTGGGGGTGCTCGGGCGCCGGATCACGGTGCTGGCGCTGCTGGTGATGCTCGCGGCCACGCTCGCGACCGCGCTGGCCGTCCCGGGGCGCGGCGACACCGCGCTGTGGTGGGTGCTGGTGCCGCTGCTGCTGGTCGCCGGCCTCGGCGGCGGCGCGGTCATCCCGCCGAACTTCACCCTCACCCTCGCCGAGGTACCGCCCGCTATGGGCGGGGCCGCCGCGGGCGTGGTGCAGACCGCCCAGCGGATCGGCGCCTCCCTCGGCAGCGCCCTGCTGATGACGGCGTACGGCCTGGGCGGGCCCGACCCCGGGCAGGCGCTGCGCGTGGCGCTGCTGGTCGCGGTCGTGGTGCTCCTGCTCGCGCTCGCCCTGGCGGTGGGCGCGGCCCGCGCCGGGCGACGTACCCCGGTGTCGGGCGGCTGA
- a CDS encoding MFS transporter → MNEQTPPRHAPASPGVVDDAFVADPRRWRILGVNLVVGFMSLLDVTVVNVALPSMREALDTSTSTVQWVVSGYALTFGLTLVAGGRLGDAYGRRRLMTLGLIGFMASSVLVGLAPNVETVILARLLQGASAGLLTPQNTGLIQDLFRGAERGRAFGMFGVTVATASALGPVIGGLIIALAGEEDGWRWLFWINVPIGLAALIGILRLTPGRRGEGRPWIDVVGAVLLGLTVLTVLWPMVLAEGGARLPLLLIPLAVPLGWAFVRWEARLRRIGRPPLLEVGLLRQVPGYADGLVIGTLYFTGFTGIFLVLSVHLQEHLGLSPLEAGLLITPFAVGSGVTSPVAGRLVSRIGRRITVWALVMMMSGIVLVALLAPGREGASLALVLVPCLLLAGIGAGGVISPNFTLTLADVPPVMGGAAGGAVQTGQRIGTAFGAALLMTAYGTGSATSAAVGLRAALVTALVLLSLALVVAIRSARAEH, encoded by the coding sequence ATGAACGAGCAGACCCCGCCGCGGCACGCCCCGGCCTCCCCCGGTGTCGTCGACGACGCGTTCGTCGCGGACCCGCGACGCTGGCGGATCCTCGGGGTCAACCTGGTGGTCGGGTTCATGTCGCTGCTCGACGTCACGGTCGTCAACGTCGCACTGCCCTCGATGCGCGAGGCGCTGGACACCTCGACCTCCACGGTGCAGTGGGTGGTCTCGGGCTACGCGCTGACCTTCGGGCTGACCCTGGTCGCGGGCGGCCGGCTCGGCGACGCCTACGGCCGGCGCCGGCTGATGACGCTCGGGCTGATCGGCTTCATGGCCTCCAGCGTGCTGGTCGGCCTGGCGCCCAACGTCGAGACCGTGATCCTCGCCCGGCTCCTCCAGGGCGCCTCGGCCGGCCTGCTCACCCCGCAGAACACCGGCCTGATCCAGGACCTGTTCCGCGGCGCCGAGCGCGGGCGCGCGTTCGGCATGTTCGGGGTCACGGTCGCGACCGCCTCCGCGCTGGGCCCGGTCATCGGCGGCCTGATCATCGCCCTGGCCGGCGAGGAGGACGGCTGGCGCTGGCTGTTCTGGATCAACGTCCCCATCGGCCTGGCCGCCCTGATCGGCATCCTGCGCCTCACCCCCGGCCGGCGCGGCGAGGGGCGGCCCTGGATCGACGTGGTCGGCGCCGTGCTGCTCGGGCTGACCGTGCTCACCGTGCTGTGGCCGATGGTGCTCGCCGAGGGCGGCGCCCGGCTCCCGCTGCTGCTGATCCCCCTCGCCGTACCGCTGGGGTGGGCGTTCGTGCGCTGGGAGGCGCGGCTGCGCCGGATCGGTCGCCCGCCGCTGCTGGAGGTCGGGCTGCTGCGCCAGGTGCCCGGCTATGCCGACGGCCTGGTCATCGGCACCCTCTACTTCACCGGGTTCACCGGCATCTTCCTGGTGCTCTCGGTGCACCTGCAGGAGCACCTCGGGCTCTCGCCGCTGGAGGCCGGCCTGCTGATCACGCCCTTCGCGGTCGGGTCGGGGGTCACCTCGCCGGTCGCGGGTCGCCTGGTCAGCCGGATCGGGCGCCGGATCACGGTCTGGGCGCTGGTGATGATGATGTCCGGCATCGTGCTCGTCGCGCTGCTCGCGCCGGGTCGCGAGGGCGCCTCGCTGGCACTGGTGCTGGTGCCGTGCCTGCTGCTGGCCGGCATCGGCGCGGGCGGGGTGATCTCGCCCAACTTCACCCTGACCCTCGCCGACGTCCCGCCCGTGATGGGCGGTGCCGCCGGTGGCGCGGTGCAGACCGGGCAGCGCATCGGCACCGCCTTCGGCGCCGCGCTGCTAATGACCGCCTACGGCACCGGCTCGGCGACCTCGGCCGCCGTCGGCCTGCGCGCCGCGCTGGTCACCGCGCTGGTGCTGCTCAGCCTCGCCCTGGTGGTGGCGATCCGCTCGGCGCGCGCCGAGCACTGA
- a CDS encoding RNA polymerase sigma factor, with translation MSQFPEGREQEFRRLYAAYFDAVLGYALRRTDRPEDAADVTAETFLVAWRRLAHVPPGEEARPWLYGVARRTLANHRRGEHRRSDLGARLRRELPAALPDPSADVVQRADVTEAMRRLSGRDQEVLELHLWEGLQPREIAEVLGLTTVVVRPRLSRARARLREALGNDPEPAGHHHSTDLLAAQEETP, from the coding sequence ATGAGCCAGTTCCCCGAGGGACGTGAACAGGAGTTCCGCCGGCTGTACGCCGCGTACTTCGACGCCGTGCTCGGCTACGCCCTGCGGCGCACCGACCGCCCGGAGGACGCCGCCGACGTCACCGCGGAGACCTTCCTGGTCGCCTGGCGACGGCTCGCGCACGTGCCGCCGGGGGAGGAGGCTCGGCCCTGGCTCTACGGCGTCGCGCGCCGGACCCTGGCCAACCACCGCCGCGGGGAGCACCGCCGCAGCGACCTCGGCGCGCGCCTGCGCCGGGAGTTGCCCGCTGCCCTCCCGGACCCGTCCGCCGACGTCGTGCAGCGCGCCGACGTCACCGAGGCCATGCGCCGGCTGAGCGGCCGGGACCAGGAGGTGCTCGAGCTGCACCTGTGGGAGGGGCTCCAGCCGCGGGAGATCGCCGAGGTTCTGGGGCTGACCACGGTAGTGGTCCGCCCGCGCCTCTCCCGGGCCCGGGCCCGGTTGCGCGAGGCGCTCGGCAACGATCCGGAGCCGGCCGGACACCACCACTCCACAGACCTGCTCGCCGCCCAGGAGGAGACGCCGTGA
- the purB gene encoding adenylosuccinate lyase produces MSVPNVLATRYASAELARIWSPEHKIVLERQLWVAVLRAQRDLGIEVPDGVIEAYQAVVDRGEDGVDLASIAARERVTRHDVKARIEEFCDLAGHEHIHKGMTSRDLTENVEQLQVRQSLALVRDRAVAALVRLGRLAAEHEVTVMAGRSHNVAAQATTLGKRFATAADELMVGIERVEDLLGRYPLRGIKGPMGTAQDMLDLLDGDEARLADLEGRVAAHLGFDRVFTSVGQVYPRSLDYDVVTSLAQLVAAPSNLATTVRLMAGIEVVTEGFKEGQVGSSAMPHKMNSRSCERVNGLAVVLRGHVSMIGELAGDQWNEGDVSDSVVRRVALPDAFFAADGLFQTFLTVLDEFGAFPAVIQRELDRYLPFLATTKVLMAAVRNGVGREAAHEAIKEAAVGTALDMRRGQAHNDVFDKLAADPRLGLDAAQLASLVAEPITFTGAAVAQVQEVVRRVGEIAARHPEAAAYVPGEIL; encoded by the coding sequence ATGAGCGTCCCCAACGTGCTGGCCACCCGCTACGCGAGCGCCGAGCTGGCCCGGATCTGGTCGCCCGAGCACAAGATCGTGCTGGAGCGCCAGCTGTGGGTGGCGGTGCTGAGGGCCCAGCGCGACCTCGGCATCGAGGTCCCCGACGGTGTGATCGAGGCCTACCAGGCCGTCGTCGACCGCGGCGAGGACGGCGTCGACTTGGCCTCGATCGCCGCCCGTGAGCGGGTCACCCGCCACGACGTGAAGGCCCGCATCGAGGAGTTCTGCGACCTCGCCGGGCACGAGCACATCCACAAGGGCATGACCTCGCGCGACCTCACCGAGAACGTCGAGCAGCTCCAGGTGCGCCAGTCGCTCGCTCTGGTCCGTGACCGTGCGGTGGCCGCCCTGGTGCGCCTCGGCCGGCTTGCCGCCGAGCACGAGGTCACCGTGATGGCCGGGCGCAGCCACAACGTGGCGGCGCAGGCGACCACGCTGGGCAAGCGCTTCGCGACCGCCGCCGACGAGCTGATGGTCGGCATCGAGCGGGTCGAGGACCTGCTGGGCCGCTACCCGCTGCGCGGCATCAAGGGCCCGATGGGCACCGCCCAGGACATGCTCGACCTGCTCGACGGCGACGAGGCCCGCCTCGCCGACCTCGAGGGCCGGGTCGCGGCCCACCTCGGCTTCGACCGGGTGTTCACCAGCGTCGGGCAGGTCTACCCGCGCTCGCTCGACTACGACGTGGTCACCTCGCTGGCCCAGCTGGTGGCGGCGCCCTCCAACCTGGCCACCACGGTGCGCCTGATGGCCGGCATCGAGGTCGTCACCGAGGGCTTCAAGGAGGGCCAGGTCGGCTCCTCGGCGATGCCGCACAAGATGAACAGCCGCTCCTGCGAGCGCGTCAACGGCCTCGCCGTCGTGCTGCGCGGCCACGTCTCGATGATCGGCGAGCTCGCCGGTGACCAGTGGAACGAGGGCGACGTCTCCGACTCCGTGGTGCGCCGCGTGGCGCTGCCGGACGCGTTCTTCGCCGCCGACGGGCTGTTCCAGACCTTCCTCACCGTGCTCGACGAGTTCGGCGCGTTCCCAGCCGTCATCCAGCGCGAGCTGGACCGCTACCTGCCGTTCCTGGCCACCACCAAGGTGCTGATGGCAGCGGTGCGCAACGGTGTGGGCCGCGAGGCCGCCCACGAGGCGATCAAGGAAGCCGCGGTCGGCACGGCGCTCGACATGCGCCGCGGACAGGCCCACAACGACGTCTTCGACAAGCTCGCCGCCGACCCCCGCCTGGGCCTCGACGCCGCGCAGCTGGCCTCGCTGGTCGCCGAGCCGATCACCTTCACCGGCGCCGCGGTGGCGCAGGTGCAGGAGGTCGTGCGCCGGGTCGGCGAGATCGCCGCGCGTCACCCCGAGGCCGCGGCGTACGTGCCGGGCGAGATCCTCTGA
- the purD gene encoding phosphoribosylamine--glycine ligase, producing the protein MRCLVIGTGGREHALALALSRDLGVAEVHAAPGNPGIGEVATLHEVDAMDPAAVAALATAIGADLVVVGPEAPLVAGVADAVRAAGIACFGPSREAARLEGSKAFSKEVMAAAGVPTARSATCDTPEQVAAALDAYGAPYVVKDDALAAGKGVVVTTDRDEALAHAAGCGRVVVEEFLDGPEVSLFAVCDGTTTYPLQPAQDFKRIFDGGRGPNTGGMGSYTPLTWAPADLASTVVETVVQPTLAEMARRGAPFVGCLYVGLALTAAGPRVIEFNVRFGDPDIQPVLAVLDTPLGGLLLAAAEGRLAEVEAPRFRDEAAVSVVLASAGYPESSSKGDVIDGVSLADAEPDVDVIHAGTALVDEELVTAGGRVLAVRATGTDVADARARAYAAAEKISFEGLQCRSDIAAEPLGVVEGASVKES; encoded by the coding sequence CTGCGCTGCCTCGTGATCGGCACGGGTGGCCGCGAGCACGCCCTGGCGCTCGCGCTCTCCCGTGACCTCGGCGTCGCCGAGGTGCACGCCGCACCGGGCAACCCCGGCATCGGCGAGGTCGCGACCCTGCACGAGGTCGACGCGATGGACCCGGCGGCGGTGGCCGCGCTGGCCACCGCGATCGGCGCCGACCTGGTCGTGGTCGGCCCGGAGGCGCCGCTGGTCGCCGGCGTGGCCGACGCGGTGCGCGCCGCCGGCATCGCCTGCTTCGGCCCCTCGCGGGAGGCGGCCCGGCTCGAGGGCTCCAAGGCGTTCTCCAAGGAGGTCATGGCCGCCGCGGGCGTGCCGACCGCCCGCTCGGCCACCTGTGACACCCCCGAGCAGGTCGCGGCCGCGCTGGACGCCTACGGCGCGCCGTACGTCGTGAAGGACGACGCGCTGGCCGCCGGCAAGGGCGTCGTGGTGACCACCGACCGCGACGAGGCGCTCGCACACGCCGCCGGGTGCGGGCGCGTGGTGGTCGAGGAGTTCCTCGACGGCCCGGAGGTCTCGCTGTTCGCGGTCTGCGACGGCACCACGACCTACCCGCTGCAGCCGGCGCAGGACTTCAAGCGGATCTTCGACGGCGGCCGCGGCCCCAACACCGGCGGCATGGGCTCCTACACCCCGCTGACCTGGGCGCCCGCCGACCTGGCGAGCACCGTGGTCGAGACGGTGGTGCAGCCGACCCTCGCCGAGATGGCCCGCCGCGGGGCGCCGTTCGTGGGCTGCCTCTACGTCGGTCTCGCGCTGACCGCGGCCGGCCCGCGGGTCATCGAGTTCAACGTCCGCTTCGGCGACCCCGACATCCAGCCGGTGCTGGCGGTGCTGGACACCCCGCTGGGCGGGCTGCTGCTCGCCGCCGCCGAGGGGCGCCTGGCTGAGGTGGAGGCCCCGCGCTTCCGCGACGAGGCGGCCGTGAGCGTGGTGCTGGCCTCCGCCGGCTACCCCGAGTCCTCCTCCAAGGGCGACGTGATCGACGGGGTCTCCCTCGCCGACGCGGAGCCGGACGTCGACGTCATCCACGCCGGCACCGCGCTGGTGGACGAGGAGCTGGTCACCGCCGGCGGGCGGGTGCTCGCCGTGCGCGCCACCGGCACCGACGTGGCCGACGCGCGGGCCCGTGCCTACGCGGCCGCCGAGAAGATCTCGTTCGAGGGCCTCCAGTGCCGCTCGGACATCGCAGCCGAACCCCTGGGCGTCGTCGAAGGCGCCTCCGTCAAGGAGTCCTGA
- a CDS encoding adenylosuccinate synthase has translation MPAVVVLGAQWGDEGKGKATDLLATTDPIDFVVRTSGGHNAGHTIVVNGEKFATHLLPSGILTPGATSVIANGVVVSPEALFRELDGLIERGVEVADLVVSANAHVIASYHSVIDKVTERFLGKNQIGTTGRGIGPAYSDKVGRIGIRIADLFDEGILREKLEAALDVRNHLLTKIYNRRAIEVDTVLEELLSYTERLRPMVADTSLLLNKALDEGKTVLFEGAQATMLDVDHGTYPFVTSSNPVAGGVCVGSGVGPTRIDRVIGVIKAYTTRVGSGPFPTELFDEDGLALQRIGGEIGVSTGRTRRCGWYDAVVARYAARVNGLTEFFLTKLDVLDSWERIPVCVAYEIDGQRVEEMPMTQTEFHHATPVYEYFEGWQTDISGCRTFEDLPANAQIYVRALEKISGAKIWGVGVGPGREQTIVVNG, from the coding sequence ATGCCCGCTGTTGTCGTGCTCGGAGCCCAATGGGGTGACGAGGGCAAGGGCAAGGCGACCGACCTGCTGGCGACGACCGACCCCATCGACTTCGTCGTCCGGACCTCCGGTGGTCACAACGCCGGCCACACGATCGTGGTCAACGGCGAGAAGTTCGCCACCCACCTGCTGCCCAGCGGGATCCTGACGCCCGGCGCCACCAGCGTCATCGCCAACGGCGTCGTGGTCTCGCCCGAGGCGCTGTTCCGCGAGCTCGACGGGCTCATCGAGCGCGGCGTCGAGGTGGCGGACCTGGTCGTGTCGGCCAACGCCCACGTCATCGCGTCCTACCACTCGGTGATCGACAAGGTCACCGAGCGCTTCCTCGGCAAGAACCAGATCGGCACCACCGGCCGCGGCATCGGCCCGGCGTACTCCGACAAGGTGGGCCGGATCGGCATCCGCATCGCTGACCTCTTCGACGAGGGCATCCTGCGCGAGAAGCTCGAGGCGGCGCTCGACGTGCGCAACCACCTGCTGACCAAGATCTACAACCGCCGCGCCATCGAGGTCGACACCGTCCTCGAGGAGCTGCTCTCCTACACCGAGCGGCTGCGCCCGATGGTCGCCGACACCTCGCTGCTGCTCAACAAGGCCCTCGACGAGGGCAAGACGGTGCTGTTCGAGGGCGCCCAGGCCACGATGCTCGACGTCGACCACGGCACCTACCCGTTCGTGACCAGCAGCAACCCGGTCGCCGGCGGCGTGTGCGTGGGCTCCGGCGTCGGACCGACCCGCATCGACCGGGTCATCGGCGTGATCAAGGCCTACACCACCCGCGTCGGCTCGGGTCCGTTCCCGACCGAGCTGTTCGACGAGGACGGCCTGGCGCTGCAGCGCATCGGCGGCGAGATCGGCGTCTCGACCGGCCGCACCCGCCGCTGCGGCTGGTACGACGCCGTGGTCGCGCGCTACGCCGCCCGGGTCAACGGGCTCACGGAGTTCTTCCTCACCAAGCTCGACGTGCTCGACAGCTGGGAGCGGATCCCGGTCTGCGTGGCCTACGAGATCGACGGTCAGCGGGTCGAGGAGATGCCGATGACCCAGACCGAGTTCCACCACGCCACGCCGGTCTATGAGTACTTCGAGGGCTGGCAGACCGACATCTCCGGCTGCCGCACCTTCGAGGACCTGCCGGCCAACGCCCAGATCTACGTCCGGGCGCTGGAGAAGATCTCCGGGGCCAAGATCTGGGGCGTGGGCGTCGGACCGGGCCGCGAGCAGACCATCGTCGTCAACGGCTGA